The following is a genomic window from Anaerobaca lacustris.
ACAAAAAAGTTCTCCACATCAGGCTGTTTTTCGTTGAACGCTACGTTCCTGCCAGTCAGAATCCACAGCAGTTGGGATCACGGATACGAGCCCACCATCAGGATTCTGTCTGAGTGACATGGAGGTACACAGCAATGGCGAAGAAGAAAGCCGCGAAGAAAAAAGTCGTGAAAAAAGCAACGAAGAAAGCGGCAAAGAAAAAGACGGTCAAAAAGAAAAAATAGGACTCCGGGTACAGGGAATGCACGAGAGGGCCATCAGATACGGGTGGCCTTCTTTGTGTTCTGGAGCATGACACGTTCAGTTCCCACATGAGATGGCCCCGCCTCTCTGTAGCATACGCTCATGCACCCTACGCCCGTTATGAGGGCTGGCGAGCCTATCGTTGGCTCATCCAGCGGGGCCAGTCCTCGTGGGTAACGCCGCCGGCAACGGTCCAGGGGCCGGCGGTATCGAACGTGCGATGCCACTTGAGCGTCCAGAGCTCCCGGATTTCAACCTTGCTCGAGGACCAGTCCATGAACAGGATATTGACGCCGCCGTGATGACGGTTTGTGCAGACACGCTTCATACCACCGCCGTCGGCCCAGAGGAATAGTCCGTCCATCTCTGGGGGCGTGTCCATTGGCGCCGGCCGGGCCAGCATGAACCCGCAGTCCATCAGCACCGGAATCGCGCTCGGGTTCCTCTGCCCAATCCGCCGCCACTTGTTCTTTGCATCGTGCACCCCGACCACCATATCACTGTCATTGACCCACCAGTTGATACCGTAGCTGCCGATCTTGTACCTCGGGTCCTTCAGGAGTGAGAAGTCGGCGGGGTTGGTGATGCTGACGTCCCACGCCGTATAGGGCGGTGTACCGCCCTGCTCGGCCGTCCGCTGGGCCTTGGGGCACAGACGAATCGATGCTTCCTGGTAGTAAGGGATCAGCGTGTAGATCCACGAGTAGCGGCCGGTGGCCCAGTCCTCGTCAATGCCCGGCATGAATCGCCCGTCGTAGTCGCCCGTGTACATCGCCAAGCACAGCGACCACTGCTGCAGATGGCTACGGCAGACAACCTCGCGGGCCTGCTCCCGCGTCCGGCTCAGGGCCGGTATCAGGATGGCCATCAGCATCGCAATGATCGCAATGACCACCAGTAACTCGATCAGGGTGAATGCACTGCGATTCTTCATAACTGATTGTACCCCTCGGTCAGTGCCAGTCTAAGGGTTAGGATTCCCGACTTCAACTGATTACGTGTGTGAATGTTCTTCCTTCTGTTTGAGGGCAATCCCTTTGGGGCCAATCATGGATCATATGCCCGTTGGTGCCGGTCACTGTACAGATAGTAAAACTCAAACCCGAGGCGAGTGCCGTTCGGGCCTGTTCATGGCGCGCTGCGCCGCTCTTCGGTGGCTTGGGATGCAGGGTCCCTATGGTTGGTCTGTGGCGCGCCGTTTCAGACGCCGTTCGAGTTGGTCTTCGTACAGCGATGATGGCTCCAGGCTGCCTCCTTGCCCCAGTCCCTCGGTCCGGTCTTCGGGTTCGGTCCCTTCGGCAAAGCGGCTGGCCATGCTGGTTTCCACGCGGATATCGCGGGTGCCAATGATATAGCCATTGCCGCTCTGCCACGAGCGGATTCGGCCCTTGCCTGAGGTGTTCCAATAGACGCTCTGCGTGACCGTGGCGCCCGCCCCTGAGCTCCAATCATGCCGATTTCCACCAAACCAGCCGTCATCCAGGACACACGAGTCCACCAGGCAAGCCATCGCCAGTGAATGATGATACTCGCAAAGTCCCGCATAGCCCACCGGGTCGGCGGCGAAGGCATAGCCTCTGCCGTCGCGGCTGACGCACCGCAGCCACACCAGGCCAGCAGAGCCGAAGTCCCAGTTCTGGATGAAATTGTGCCGGCCGGCGACCGCCATGCAATCGCGTGTCAGTATCTCGTTGGAACGGCTGATATGGAACAGATAGCCCGCACCGCCCCCTCCACGATTTTGTGCCTTTTCCATCCGGCAGTCTGCGATCGTGATCCGTTTGGATGTGGTCACGACGATTCCACCGCCCTGCAGGTGATAGCCCTTGGCTTCGGACAGCGGGGATTCGAAAGAGTTCACGTTACGGATCCAGCAGTCCCTGGCGTCCCGCAGACTGATAGCGTGCACTCCGGGGCGGCTCCACGCCCGCTTCCAATCCACCGCGTTGGCCACCGACAGTGATTCGACACCGCACTCCTGGAGATACCCAGTCATCACACGAATCGACGCCTGATCCCGCACCTTCGCCACATAGCGCAGGGGCACGTCAAGGTGCACGCGGTGCGGCCTGCCGGCTCGGTCAATCCGGCGAATCTCGCGGAGAAAGAACGGCCGCCATCTGCCATTGAAGGACGTCCAAGTCCCGGTCATGTGGTGCTCGGCGATGAACTCAGGGCTGATGACCCAGCCAATGGCGACGTCATCCCCTTTCTGCAATCCGCTGGCATCGTCGACTTCGACATACATCGCCCGGTTGGGGGCATCTGCGGCCATGACAACCTCCCGGCCCTCACGGAGACTGCCCCGAAGTTGCAGGTGGTCGCTCCAACCCCGCTCGGGAACCGACGTGAAGAAGATGCGTGTGGCCTCTGGCCCGGCACCACGGATCACTGTGTTCGATGCGGTGACATGCAGCGGCCCGTTGCAGCGGAACAAGCCCTTCGGCAGCACCACGACGCCACCGCCACGCTTGGCCACGGCGTCAATGGCCGCCTGGATCGCCGGCTGTGAGTCTTTCTGTCCCGTCGCATCGGCACCGAAGTCCTCTACGGTTTGGACTACTGGCCCCTGTACGTCCGGCAACGGCACTTCACCACTACGGTACCCGGCATACGAGAAATCGTGGAGGAAGCGCCCTTCTCGGTCGGTGAACGCCGCAGTCCAGTCCTCGGGGTACCACGCGCTGCGCCATGTGCCCGAGGCCGGTGACCCGAAACATGCGAGCAGCGCCACAGTCACCAGGATTCTTACCAACACTATAGGATTCAGGCCAGCCAGTGGAATACACATTGAGGATGATCCCCCTGCCGCCGTGCAATACGCACCAGTAAGACGGCGACGTCCGATACAGCTTCTCATGATTTTCACTCCACCTTCTGGTGACTCCACCCTGCCGTCGAATCATACTCTAAATCCATGCAGGTCACGGCACAAAAGAAAACCATCTGCCGACATGCCCTCCAAGCCGATGAGCTGAAGGAAGAGCGACGAATTGGGCACCGCCCCAGAACGGCATGACCATGGCCCTTTGTATTGCGACGCCATGTTCCTGAGCAGCAAATATATCGACCTGTTTTCCGTCCACGTTCGCCCCGTCGTGGACGCCTTAATTCTGGCCAAGGCTCTTGCGCGCACAACCCGAGAAGGAGCCTCCCCTCGCACCCTTGGCCGTTTGTTCCGATAACCGACGCCGGCACGCAGGCCACGGTCCAGAAACCACTGGATTCTGTGGGTGGTTTGGCCGATATTACCCGTAAGAATTGTGGAATCCTGAGAGAAACGATGTCGAGGCCGCGCTATGGCGGATTCATTGTCGGTTATTGTTGCTGGGCGGGGGGACAATATGCAGAACCAGTTCTTCGAGCATCCCATTCTGAACTCCCCGTACGAGTATCCAGCTCGACATTGGGAACTCGATGCAAGCGGGCAACCCACTCAGCAAATCGTCGAAAGCCGTCGCCGGGCGGAGTTCATCACGCCGATTCCCAAGCCGAGAAAGCGGAAGCAGTCGACTCACCAGAAGGAGTTTGTCTTCGACGAAGGCAAGGGGCTGTCCACACAGGAGCAGCAATACGATCCGACGTCGATCATCAACGCAGTTCGTAACGAGGTGGACCGCTGGCGCACTTGGCCGAACCCCAGCCAGTGGCAAGTTACGCCGGAGACAGCCCGTCTCCTTCAGCACTGGCGGCACCACAAGTTCAGCGGCTTCCGGCCGTTTTTCTGCCAAATCGAGGCGGTTGAAACCGCGATCTGGCTGTGGGAAGTGGCCCCGAAGTCCGGCAAAACCGGGCGTCAGTTTCTGGACCACCTCAAAGCTGCCAACGAGCAGGCCAACCCTGAACTCCTCCGCATGGCTCTGAAGCTGGCCACTGGTGCGGGCAAGACAACCGTCATGGCCATGCTGATCGCTTGGCAGACAATCAACGCGGTTCGCCGGCCAAACAGCAAGAAGTTCACCCGTGGCTTCCTTGTCTGCACGCCAGGTATCACGATCCGGGACCGTCTTCGCGTTCTGCAGCCCAACGATCCGGACAGCTACTACCAGAGCCGCGAACTGGTTCCCAACGACATGCTGGCCGATCTGGACCGGGCCAAGATCGTCATTACGAACTTTCACGCGTTCAAGCTTCGCGAGCGGATGGACCTGTCCAAGGGCGGCCGTTCACTTCTCCAGGGCCGAGGCGAAGAGCTGAACACGCTCGAAACCGAAGGCCAGATGCTTCAGCGGGTCATGCCCGATCTGATGGGCATGAAGAACATCCTGGCCCTGAACGACGAAGGCCATCACTGCTACCGCGAGAAGCCCAACGGCGAGGACGAAGGCGACCTCAAGGGTGATGACCGTAAGGAAGCCGAGAAGAACAACGAGGCAGCACGCGTGTGGATTTCTGGCCTGGAAGCCATCAACCGTAAACTCGGCCTATCGCAGGTGATCGACCTGTCCGCAACCCCGTTCTTCCTGCGCGGCTCCGGTTACGCTGAGGGCACGCTGTTCCCGTGGACGATGTGCGACTTCTCGCTGATGGATGCCATCGAGTGCGGCATCGTCAAACTGCCGCGCGTCCCTGTGGCCGACAACATCCCCGGCGAGGAGATGCCCAAGTTCCGAAACCTCTGGGAGCACATCCGCAAGCGCATGCCGAAGAAGGGTCGCGGCAAGGCCAAGACGCTCGACCCGCTCAGTATCCCGGTGGAACTCCAGACGGCGCTGGAGGCCTTGTACGGTCACTACGAAAAGACATACAAGCTGTGGGGGCAGGCCGGCATCAAGGTCCCGCCGTGCTTCATCGTCGTCTGTAACAACACCTCCACGTCAAAGCTCGTGTACGACTACATCTCCGGCTTCCATCGGGAGAACGACGACGGCTCGACCACACTGGAAAATGGCAGGCTTGAACTGTTCCGCAACTTCGACGAGCACGGCAACGCGCTTGGCCGGCCGCGAACGCTCCTGATCGACAGCGAGCAGCTCGAATCCGGCGACGCCCTGGACAAGAGCTTTCGGGATCTGGCGTCCGACGAAATCGACCGTTTCCGCCGTGAGATCATTGAGCGCACCGGCGACCGCCGCCAGGCCGAGAACCTCACCGACCAGGACCTCCTTCGTGAGGTCATGAACACCGTCGGCAAGGAAGGTCGCCTGGGCGAATCGATCCGCTGCGTGGTCTCGGTATCCATGCTGACAGAAGGCTGGGATGCCAACACGGTTACCCACGTGCTCGGCGTGCGGGCATTCGGCACGCAACTGCTCTGCGAACAGGTCATCGGCCGGGCGCTTCGTCGCCAGTCTTACGACCTCAACGAAGAGAACCTCTTCAACGTCGAATACGCCGATGTGCTGGGCATCCCGTTTGACTTCACGGCCAAGCCGGTTGTCGCACCACCCCAGCCGCCCCGCGAGACCGTCCACGTCAAGGCCATCCGGCCTGAGCGCGACGCCCTGGAGATTCAATTCCCCCGCGTGGAAGGCTACCGCGTCGAACTGCCCGAGGAGCGGTTGACGGCCGAGTTCAATGAGGATTCCGTCCTCGAACTCACGCCCGACCTCGTCGGCCCCTCAATCACGAAGAACGCCGGCATCATCGGTGAGGATGTCGACCTCAGCCTCGAACACCTCGACGACATGCGCCGCTCCACGCTGCTGTTCCACGTCGCCAAGCGGCTGCTCTACACCAAGTGGCGCGATCCGGGTGAAGACCCCAAGCTCCACCTCTTCGGCCAGCTCAAGCGGATCACCAAGCAGTGGCTCGACACGTGTCTTGTGTGCAAGGGCGACACTTACCCGGCGCTGCTGATGTACCAGGAACTGGCCGACATGGCTTGCGAACGCATCACAGCCGGCATCACGCGGTCGCTCATCGGCGAGCGGCCTATCAAGGCCGTCCTCGACCCGTACAACCCGACCGGCTCGACGGCCTTCGTCAACTTCAACACCTCGAAGAAGGACCGGTGGCAGACGGACGCCCGCCGTTGCCACATCAACTGGGTCATCCTCGACAGCGACTGGGAGGCCGAGTTCTGCCGCGTGGCCGAAGCCCATCCGCGTGTGCGGGCGTACGTCAAGAATCACAACCTCGGCCTGGAGGTCCCGTATCGCTACGGCTCGGAGATGCGAACTTACATCCCCGACTTCATCGTCCTGGTCGACGACGGCCACGGCGAAGACAAACTGCTGCACCTGATTGTCGAGATCAAGGGGTATCGACGCGAGGACGCCAAGGAGAAGAAGTCCACCATGGACACCTACTGGGTGCCCGGCGTGAACAACCTGAAGACCTACGGCCGCTGGGCCTTCGCCGAATTCACGGAGGTATACCAGATCAGCAGTGACTTCGAGGCGCGGGTAGAGGCCGAGTTCAACGAGATGATCGAAGCGTCAGCGCCGCCCCGGCCCGCTTCTCTCATTGCCGATGCCGCTCTCCGCGCCGCAGCATACGTCAGTGCCAATTTCGGCCAAGACAGCAAGTGGAGCGATCTGAACAGAGAGGTCTGGTCCCAGCTCGTACGACGTCCGGACCATGCTCTTCGACCATCGGATATCAGTCCCATTGCGAGCTCAACCAATTGCGAGCAAGCCGACGTGTTGGCCATCCTTGGATTGTTGTCCTCTCCGGCGGCAAAGCTTCTTAGAATGACGTTCCATTCAGGAGATGCTGAGGCCACTGAACTGCCGCGAGAGGAGTTCTACGGCAAGCTTCGCGCTTGGTGGCGGGACAAGATTCTGGCCGAGAAGGAATGGAGAAGTTGGGCATCCAGCGTGGCTGTCACCTGGGGGCTTCAGGGCGAAGGAGTGTCCCGATGACCCACAAGGACGACAGTGCAGAAGCTCTCGTTGAGATGCTCGAGAGGAAGGCTCCCGAAACCCTGGACCTACTCACGGCGGAGTCGGAGCAGGACTTTGAGAAGGCCTTCGAGGCGCTACTAAACAAGGCGGTGACACATCTCGAAGCCAACAGCAAAAACTTTCGGTCCCTGGATGAGACAGGGATCACTGCGGTAGTCGCCGGAGTCTTGTCGA
Proteins encoded in this region:
- a CDS encoding glycosyl hydrolase family 28-related protein, which gives rise to MCIPLAGLNPIVLVRILVTVALLACFGSPASGTWRSAWYPEDWTAAFTDREGRFLHDFSYAGYRSGEVPLPDVQGPVVQTVEDFGADATGQKDSQPAIQAAIDAVAKRGGGVVVLPKGLFRCNGPLHVTASNTVIRGAGPEATRIFFTSVPERGWSDHLQLRGSLREGREVVMAADAPNRAMYVEVDDASGLQKGDDVAIGWVISPEFIAEHHMTGTWTSFNGRWRPFFLREIRRIDRAGRPHRVHLDVPLRYVAKVRDQASIRVMTGYLQECGVESLSVANAVDWKRAWSRPGVHAISLRDARDCWIRNVNSFESPLSEAKGYHLQGGGIVVTTSKRITIADCRMEKAQNRGGGGAGYLFHISRSNEILTRDCMAVAGRHNFIQNWDFGSAGLVWLRCVSRDGRGYAFAADPVGYAGLCEYHHSLAMACLVDSCVLDDGWFGGNRHDWSSGAGATVTQSVYWNTSGKGRIRSWQSGNGYIIGTRDIRVETSMASRFAEGTEPEDRTEGLGQGGSLEPSSLYEDQLERRLKRRATDQP
- a CDS encoding type II secretion system protein, which produces MKNRSAFTLIELLVVIAIIAMLMAILIPALSRTREQAREVVCRSHLQQWSLCLAMYTGDYDGRFMPGIDEDWATGRYSWIYTLIPYYQEASIRLCPKAQRTAEQGGTPPYTAWDVSITNPADFSLLKDPRYKIGSYGINWWVNDSDMVVGVHDAKNKWRRIGQRNPSAIPVLMDCGFMLARPAPMDTPPEMDGLFLWADGGGMKRVCTNRHHGGVNILFMDWSSSKVEIRELWTLKWHRTFDTAGPWTVAGGVTHEDWPRWMSQR